Proteins from a single region of Sesamum indicum cultivar Zhongzhi No. 13 linkage group LG5, S_indicum_v1.0, whole genome shotgun sequence:
- the LOC105161919 gene encoding MOB kinase activator-like 1A isoform X2 translates to MSLFGLGSRTFRPKKSSPSGSKGLQLKKHIEATLGSGNLREAVRLPPGEDLNEWLAVNTVDFFNQVNLLYGTLTEFCTSSSCPTMSAGPKYEYRWADGINIKKPIEVSAPKYVEYLMDWIEAQLDNESIFPQKLGAPFPPNFQDVVKTILKRLFRVYAHIYHSHFQKIVSLKEEAHLNTCFKHFVLFTWEFCLIDKGELAPLYEIVESILYC, encoded by the exons ATGAGTCTCTTTGGGCTTGGAAGCAG AACGTTTCGTCCCAAGAAGAGTTCTCCTTCCGGGAGCAAG GGCTTACAACTCAAGAAGCATATCGAAGCGACTCTGGGTAGCGGCAACTTAAGGGAAGCAGTAAGGCTTCCCCCTGGGGAGGATCTGAATGAGTGGTTGGCTGTCAACA CTGTTGACTTTTTTAATCAAGTAAACCTTCTCTATGGCACTCTCACCGAGTTCTGCACATCGTCGAGTTGTCCAACAATGTCGGCAGGGCCAAA GTACGAGTACAGATGGGCTGATGGGATCAACATAAAGAAGCCGATAGAAGTTTCTGCGCCAAAATACGTTGAGTATTTAATGGACTGGATTGAAGCTCAGCTCGACAACGAGTCCATTTTCCCCCAAAAGTTGG GTGCGCCGTTCCCGCCCAACTTTCAGGACGTCGTCAAAACCATATTAAAGCGGTTGTTTCGTGTGTATGCCCATATCTACCACTCACATTTCCAGAAGATTGTGAGCCTGAAAGAAGAAGCTCATCTCAACACTTGCTTTAAGCATTTCGTTCTGTTTACATGG GAATTCTGCTTAATTGACAAGGGAGAACTTGCTCCTCTTTACGAGATCGTTGAGTCAATCTTATACTGCTAA
- the LOC105161919 gene encoding MOB kinase activator-like 1A isoform X1: MSLFGLGSRNHRTFRPKKSSPSGSKGLQLKKHIEATLGSGNLREAVRLPPGEDLNEWLAVNTVDFFNQVNLLYGTLTEFCTSSSCPTMSAGPKYEYRWADGINIKKPIEVSAPKYVEYLMDWIEAQLDNESIFPQKLGAPFPPNFQDVVKTILKRLFRVYAHIYHSHFQKIVSLKEEAHLNTCFKHFVLFTWEFCLIDKGELAPLYEIVESILYC; the protein is encoded by the exons ATGAGTCTCTTTGGGCTTGGAAGCAG AAATCACAGAACGTTTCGTCCCAAGAAGAGTTCTCCTTCCGGGAGCAAG GGCTTACAACTCAAGAAGCATATCGAAGCGACTCTGGGTAGCGGCAACTTAAGGGAAGCAGTAAGGCTTCCCCCTGGGGAGGATCTGAATGAGTGGTTGGCTGTCAACA CTGTTGACTTTTTTAATCAAGTAAACCTTCTCTATGGCACTCTCACCGAGTTCTGCACATCGTCGAGTTGTCCAACAATGTCGGCAGGGCCAAA GTACGAGTACAGATGGGCTGATGGGATCAACATAAAGAAGCCGATAGAAGTTTCTGCGCCAAAATACGTTGAGTATTTAATGGACTGGATTGAAGCTCAGCTCGACAACGAGTCCATTTTCCCCCAAAAGTTGG GTGCGCCGTTCCCGCCCAACTTTCAGGACGTCGTCAAAACCATATTAAAGCGGTTGTTTCGTGTGTATGCCCATATCTACCACTCACATTTCCAGAAGATTGTGAGCCTGAAAGAAGAAGCTCATCTCAACACTTGCTTTAAGCATTTCGTTCTGTTTACATGG GAATTCTGCTTAATTGACAAGGGAGAACTTGCTCCTCTTTACGAGATCGTTGAGTCAATCTTATACTGCTAA
- the LOC105161920 gene encoding uncharacterized protein LOC105161920: MTVLRSREVVSTVTSRTSQPPKTSEPLASENVMVEPVTPSKSVEFLNQASNSSTPSSSSPAQNCGHVELGLGPVGGSVMVIGTGHGPRRSARLAKKVGISDCLENVEVVSGKRKKLELSSSNGECDVRNLERRVLDVMGVENSVEVPESSIIVTNGEIVKDGGSVAKLGLSCEIEGSRVEAVTTRRSKRKFNMEVKSLGFESYEKGEVEKVFLSLRSRKVVRRETKEDSGCGGKFLEGVENSKNSGVVLNGDVILQTESGHKEENGHLKERRFTRAEKGKAKVVSETLVKNVSLPVSELDDRIKLSLGDSNSDAVGLSKSSDPKMVVKDKHSIIIETRVKTRQRLSKKEKEKMKLGATDSSFNSINTEEPETDYVNGSSPSGTVDSAANEALEDGVQVTDTDVAANDARRRYRERFRNIARQNASRFAHFSSQEEVGNHAADAAIRENPLPETDSGIEDWPGPFSTAMKIIRDREKNNKGERHGASTAKGDAAELKWIPKSQKSQRCQKQVPSLEELCLLILSKNADAISSLDFVPDVLRHKICWFLCDSRRMDGHFLELLVHGSPTEIRIRDCSWLSEELFTKTFEACNTSKLTVLQFDQCGGCMPDYTLYATLARSPNSLPALTTISLKGAYRLTDAGLSMLVTSAPSLKSVDISQCPLLTSEGICFLANSLRLVLRELYLDNCQGIDAMLTLPALLKLENLEVLSVAGISTVCDYFVTEFASVHGCRMKELILADCMELTDISMKAIGDTCSDLRAVDLTNLCKLTDASIGHLANGCQAIQMLKFCRNVFSDEAIAAYLDVRGALLKDLSLNNTIQVSNHTALSLARNCRNLRSLDLSWCRSLTNEALGLIVDSCSSLEVLKLFGCTQVTSVFVDGHSNPQVKLIGLKMTPVLKHIDVPDFLLGPLRYSSTLP; the protein is encoded by the exons ATGACAGTATTGAGGTCTCGTGAGGTTGTGTCTACTGTAACTTCTAGAACCTCACAGCCGCCTAAAACCTCAGAGCCATTAGCTTCGGAAAATGTGATGGTTGAGCCGGTGACTCCGTCCAAAAGCGTTGAGTTCTTGAATCAAGCATCGAACAGTAGCACACCCAGTTCCAGTTCTCCGGCTCAGAATTGTGGGCATGTGGAATTAGGGTTAGGGCCTGTGGGTGGCTCTGTTATGGTTATTGGAACTGGACACGGACCGAGGCGCAGTGCTCGGTTGGCCAAAAAGGTTGGTATAAGTGACTGCTTGGAGAATGTTGAGGTTGTAAGtggaaagaggaagaaattgGAATTGAGTTCTTCTAATGGTGAATGTGATGTAAGAAATTTGGAGAGGCGGGTTTTGGATGTCATGGGGGTTGAGAACTCAGTTGAGGTTCCTGAATCCAGTATAATTGTTACAAACGGGGAGATAGTCAAAGATGGTGGAAGTGTTGCCAAGTTGGGATTGAGTTGTGAGATAGAAGGTTCGAGGGTGGAGGCTGTGACTACTCGGAGGAGCAAGAGAAAATTTAACATGGAGGTAAAATCATTGGGTTTTGAGTCATATGAAAAAGGTGAGGTCGAAAAGGTGTTCTTGAGCTTGAGGTCAAGGAAAGTAGTGAGGAGAGAAACAAAAGAGGATAGCGGTTGTGGTGGTAAATTTTTGGAAGGAGTTGAGAATAGTAAAAACAGTGGTGTAGTTTTGAATGGTGATGTCATTTTGCAGACTGAATCAGGgcacaaagaagaaaatgggCATTTGAAGGAGAGGAGATTTACTAGAGCAGAGAAAGGTAAAGCTAAAGTTGTTTCTGAAACTTTGGTGAAGAATGTTTCTCTTCCAGTGTCTGAACTAGATGATAGAATAAAACTTTCACTTGGTGATTCAAATAGTGATGCTGTTGGTTTATCGAAAAGCTCAGATCCAAAAATGGTTGTCAAAGATAAACATAGCATCATAATTGAAACTCGTGTTAAGACTAGACAGAGACTGagcaaaaaagagaaagagaaaatgaaattgggAGCCACGGATTCTTCCTTTAATAGCATCAATACAGAGGAGCCTGAAACAGATTATGTGAATGGAAGTAGTCCTTCAGGTACAGTCGACTCAGCAGCCAATGAAGCATTGGAGGATGGAGTTCAGGTTACAGATACTGatgttgctgcaaatgatgcAAGAAGGCGTTATAGGGAACGCTTTCGAAATATCGCCAGGCAGAATGCATCTAGGTTTGCCCATTTCTCTTCCCAAGAGGAAGTGGGAAACCATGCTGCTGATGCCGCCATACGAGAAAATCCACTGCCTGAAACAGATAGTGGAATAGAAGATTGGCCCGGTCCCTTTTCTACTGCCATGAAAATTATTAGGGAtcgtgaaaaaaataataaaggagAGCGGCATGGTGCCTCTACTGCAAAAGGTGATGCTGCCGAACTAAAATGGATTCCTAAAAGTCAGAAGTCTCAGAGATGCCAGAAGCAAGTTCCCTCATTGGAAGAACTATGCTTGTTAATTCTTTCCAAAAATGCCGATGCAATTAGTTCTCTTGACTTTGTCCCAGATGTCCTGAGACACAAGATCTGTTGGTTTCTTTGTGACAGTCGGAGAATGGATggtcattttcttgaattgctTGTGCATGGTTCTCCAACAGAGATACGCATAAGGGATTGTTCATGGTTATCTGAGGAACTATTTACTAAGACATTTGAAGCTTGCAATACCAGCAAGTTGACG GTGTTACAATTTGATCAATGTGGAGGCTGTATGCCAGACTATACTCTCTATGCAACCTTGGCTCGTTCACCTAATAGCCTTCCTGCTTTGACTACAATATCCTTGAAGGGTGCATACCGTCTTACAGATGCCGGGCTAAGCATGCTTGTCACATCTGCACCTTCTCTGAAATCTGTTGATATCAGTCAGTGCCCCTTGCTTACCTCTGAGGGAATCTGCTTTCTGGCAAACTCACTCAGATTGGTTCTAAGGGAATTATACTTAGATAATTGTCAAGGAATTGATGCTATGCTTACTCTACCAGCACTGCTGAAGCTAGAGAACTTGGAAGTTTTATCAGTAGCTGGAATTTCGACAGTTTGTGATTATTTTGTCACTGAATTCGCCTCTGTACATGGTTGCAGAATGAAGGAGCTTATTTTAGCAGATTGCAT GGAGTTGACTGATATATCTATGAAAGCCATTGGTGATACTTGTTCTGACTTACGTGCTGTGGACCTGACGAATTTGTGCAAGTTGACAGATGCTTCAATTGGTCACCTTGCAAATGGTTGCCAAGCAATTCAGATGCTAAAATTTTGTCGTAACGTATTCAG TGATGAAGCTATTGCTGCATATCTTGATGTTCGTGGGGCACTTTTGAAAGATCTGTCACTCAATAATACTATCCAG GTTTCGAATCATACTGCTCTATCACTTGCCAGAAATTGCCGAAACTTACGGAGCTTGGATTTATCATGGTGTCGCAGTTTAACCAATGAAGCACTAGGATTGATTGTTGATTCATGTTCGTCGCTGGAAGTGCTCAAATTGTTTGGCTGTACACAG GTTACAAGTGTGTTTGTTGATGGCCATTCAAATCCACAAGTAAAACTTATTGGATTGAAGATGACTCCTGTATTAAAACATATTGATGTGCCAGATTTCCTCCTAGGACCCCTCCGATACTCATCCACCTTGCCTTGA